From one Pirellulales bacterium genomic stretch:
- a CDS encoding GNAT family N-acetyltransferase, with protein MHINRHFDFASLLPLKERWNELSDGVPFRSWEWVEAWWRHYACHNDGRPKRDHELFVLTVWDENNRLVAIAPWYRQVSRSGARVIRFLGDGEVCSDYLSLLCDRGEEQAVAAALADWLTIQNQSSAIAVSRWDRMEFIGVSDDDLPVRLLLAQLQEEGSTVHRTPGLNTWRITLPGTWEEFLMVLSKPHRNRLRRADKNYFQSGLVQIRRAQTEDDVATWFDILVDLHQRNWQRRGMPGCFASEQFLALHGELSRRFFHDGRATLTWLEMEGKPLAVEYRLHGTDIMYAYQCGIDPERLKVQPGELANMASIRNAIERGQLAYDFLRGDEPYKAHWRAAPQPMFTIRVIPRRASSRLRHQAWLAGQNVKQWIKSGLELTRLRKSASSAHPQQSP; from the coding sequence CTGGGAATGGGTAGAAGCCTGGTGGCGGCATTACGCCTGCCATAACGATGGCCGCCCCAAGCGCGATCACGAATTGTTTGTGCTGACCGTGTGGGACGAAAACAATCGTTTGGTAGCCATTGCGCCGTGGTACCGGCAGGTTTCGCGCAGTGGTGCGCGCGTAATCCGCTTTTTGGGCGACGGCGAGGTGTGCAGCGATTATCTCAGCCTGTTGTGTGACCGCGGCGAAGAACAGGCTGTGGCCGCCGCTTTGGCCGACTGGCTGACCATTCAAAATCAGAGTTCCGCGATTGCCGTTAGCCGTTGGGACCGCATGGAATTTATCGGCGTTTCAGACGACGATTTGCCGGTCAGGCTGCTGCTGGCTCAATTGCAGGAAGAGGGGAGCACCGTCCATCGCACCCCCGGGCTGAACACGTGGCGGATCACACTTCCCGGCACTTGGGAAGAATTTCTGATGGTGCTTTCCAAGCCTCACCGCAATCGCTTGCGGCGCGCCGACAAGAACTATTTTCAATCAGGCCTGGTGCAAATTCGTCGAGCGCAAACCGAGGATGACGTTGCTACGTGGTTCGACATCTTGGTCGATCTGCACCAGCGGAATTGGCAGCGACGGGGCATGCCCGGCTGCTTCGCCTCAGAACAGTTTTTAGCGCTGCACGGCGAGTTGTCCCGGCGTTTTTTTCACGATGGGCGAGCCACGCTGACTTGGTTGGAAATGGAAGGCAAACCGTTGGCGGTTGAATATCGGCTACACGGCACGGACATCATGTATGCCTACCAATGCGGCATCGATCCCGAACGATTGAAAGTGCAACCGGGCGAGCTGGCAAACATGGCCTCCATTCGAAATGCGATTGAACGCGGCCAACTTGCGTACGATTTTCTCCGCGGCGACGAACCGTACAAAGCCCATTGGCGTGCGGCGCCGCAGCCGATGTTTACGATCCGTGTGATTCCGCGGCGCGCTTCTTCCCGGCTGCGGCATCAGGCGTGGCTGGCTGGACAGAATGTGAAGCAGTGGATCAAAAGCGGCCTGGAACTGACGCGACTGCGAAAATCGGCATCTAGTGCACACCCACAGCAATCGCCGTAA
- a CDS encoding polysaccharide deacetylase family protein — protein MNLRQTFHPLLLGGYCNATLPYRRWLRARLAAQGRAPILVLFYHRIADDGSRHWTHSNRLFQKQIFWLERHCQLISLEEAQRRIRSGSNDRLAACITFDDGYSENCEQAIPLLIRHGIPCTYFVSSRHVLDGVRFAHDVANNGRGIPNTIEQLRWMAKSGVEIGAHTRTHADLGRVTDESQLLDEVIAAGEELEAAVDQPMRYFAFPYGLPQNLNAQAVQLLQEHGYEAFCSAYGDYNFPGDDSFHIRRFHADDMLRLKNWATIDPRHLKPTFTFDYRLSAPELPCSEMAEA, from the coding sequence ATGAACCTTCGGCAAACTTTTCACCCGTTGCTTCTGGGTGGTTATTGCAACGCCACGTTGCCTTACCGGCGTTGGCTTCGCGCTCGGCTTGCGGCACAAGGGCGGGCGCCAATTCTCGTGCTGTTTTATCACCGCATTGCCGACGATGGGAGCCGACATTGGACGCACTCCAACCGTCTGTTCCAAAAGCAAATTTTCTGGCTCGAGCGACATTGCCAACTGATTTCGCTGGAAGAGGCCCAGCGCCGAATACGCTCCGGTTCCAACGACCGTCTGGCCGCCTGCATCACTTTCGACGATGGCTACTCGGAAAACTGTGAACAAGCCATTCCACTGTTAATTCGTCATGGAATCCCTTGCACGTACTTTGTCAGTTCGCGGCATGTGTTGGATGGGGTCAGGTTCGCACATGATGTAGCCAACAACGGTCGGGGAATTCCGAATACGATTGAGCAACTACGCTGGATGGCCAAAAGCGGCGTCGAAATTGGCGCCCACACGCGTACGCATGCTGATTTGGGCCGCGTCACCGACGAGAGCCAACTGCTTGACGAAGTGATCGCTGCCGGCGAGGAGCTTGAAGCCGCCGTTGACCAACCAATGCGCTATTTCGCGTTTCCATATGGATTGCCGCAAAACCTCAACGCACAGGCAGTCCAGCTCCTGCAGGAGCATGGTTACGAAGCCTTTTGTTCGGCTTACGGCGACTACAACTTTCCCGGCGACGATTCGTTCCACATTCGCCGCTTTCATGCGGACGACATGCTGCGGCTGAAAAACTGGGCCACCATCGACCCGCGTCACCTTAAGCCCACCTTTACGTTCGATTATCGGTTATCGGCACCTGAGTTGCCGTGCAGCGAGATGGCCGAAGCCTGA
- a CDS encoding glycosyltransferase — protein MSAVLDITHDKLPNPPTAAAPPSQPAVNDNGKSVVPRGGLRTDSLAESVVVLLTLTAVQRFIGFVRGVLVCRWLSPQDLGQWDMAFGFLTLGAPLAVLGLPGSFGRYVEYFRQRGQLNRLLKRTAIVCTALTAAVVSAICIARPWISTIVFGRSDEKQLVLALAICLAIVIAFNYLTELLTALRMARVTAVVQFFNSIMFAGFGIFLLFSWRTQAVSLVAAYGIACALQVAWMIWFLRRQWRLAPPESATIVDADSGKFWSKLLSFAAWVWVGNLMYNLFDVVDRYLIIHTSTVADPLALVGSYHSSRIVPLLLVTIAGLLGTMILPHLSHDWELGHRQQVSARMNLILKLIGLLLFVGSIAILLAGPFMFNVAFNGKYAAGREVLPWTLTFSVWFGLISIAQLYLWCAERARLSCLALGIGLLANIVINLILIPHFGLHGAVWARAASNLLTLALIYRFSAWLGMKIERSLLIVSLLPLALSFGPWVAIFTLIAVIGAVGATNQILSQAEKQRLLVVWNEYISRMRAFWKSNSANKFGPRLAAADDSLTLATRVDAYTPADSGYSLGNSDVSHREVESPPPRPLRVTFYSTSLHVGGAETLLFNLIQRLDRSRFAPELCCLKELGELGEKLSREIPVYADLLRHKFDVRVLRRLTRLLRERQIDAVVTVGAGDKMFWGRLAARRAGVPVIVSALHSTGWPDGITWLNRRLTLLTDAFVAVAKNHAQHLIEREHLPADRVCPIPNGVDTSIFYPRSPEADLRKQLKIPAAAPVVGIVAVLRPEKNHELFLRVAAGVRQQLPEAHFLIIGDGPRRAELESLAEKLGLGNHAHFLGKRADVPQLLNLLDVFVLTSHNEANPVSILEALATAKPVVATKVGSVPETVIDGVTGFLVPPGGELTMTDRLTELLLDPAKAQRLGAAGRRHVVENWSLDRMVDGYEELLERLYWQKRDAVSDGNWR, from the coding sequence ATGTCGGCGGTGCTCGATATAACCCATGACAAATTGCCCAATCCGCCGACTGCGGCAGCGCCACCGAGCCAGCCAGCGGTGAATGACAATGGTAAATCTGTTGTTCCCCGAGGCGGATTGCGCACCGATAGTTTAGCCGAAAGCGTGGTGGTGCTGCTTACCCTGACGGCGGTGCAGCGCTTTATCGGATTTGTCCGCGGCGTTTTGGTCTGCCGCTGGCTCAGCCCGCAAGACCTGGGCCAATGGGACATGGCTTTTGGGTTCCTAACATTGGGGGCACCCCTAGCCGTTTTGGGCTTGCCTGGCAGCTTCGGTCGTTACGTCGAATACTTTCGACAGCGCGGCCAATTGAATCGGCTGTTAAAGCGGACTGCGATTGTTTGCACCGCGCTGACCGCTGCGGTGGTAAGTGCGATCTGCATTGCACGACCGTGGATTTCGACCATCGTGTTCGGCCGATCCGACGAAAAGCAATTGGTGCTTGCGCTGGCCATTTGCCTGGCAATCGTGATCGCCTTCAATTACCTCACCGAGCTGCTGACCGCCCTGCGCATGGCGCGCGTCACGGCGGTGGTGCAGTTTTTTAACAGCATCATGTTTGCCGGTTTCGGCATATTTTTATTGTTTTCCTGGCGAACTCAGGCCGTGTCTTTGGTGGCCGCTTATGGCATTGCTTGTGCGCTGCAGGTCGCCTGGATGATTTGGTTTTTGCGCCGTCAGTGGCGTCTTGCTCCGCCGGAATCCGCCACAATTGTCGATGCCGACAGCGGCAAATTTTGGTCGAAACTATTGTCGTTTGCCGCCTGGGTATGGGTGGGCAATCTGATGTACAATTTGTTCGATGTGGTGGATCGTTACCTCATCATTCATACGTCCACCGTCGCAGATCCGCTAGCGCTGGTTGGTTCCTACCACAGCTCACGAATTGTTCCCTTGCTACTGGTGACCATCGCCGGTTTGCTAGGCACGATGATTCTGCCTCACCTCAGCCACGATTGGGAATTGGGTCACCGGCAACAGGTCTCCGCCCGGATGAACCTGATTCTGAAGCTGATCGGCCTGTTGCTGTTTGTCGGATCGATTGCCATTTTGCTGGCCGGCCCGTTCATGTTCAACGTGGCGTTCAATGGCAAATACGCGGCGGGCAGAGAAGTTCTGCCGTGGACATTAACGTTCAGCGTGTGGTTCGGCTTGATCAGCATCGCCCAATTGTATTTGTGGTGCGCGGAGCGCGCACGGTTGAGTTGCCTGGCACTGGGAATCGGCCTGCTTGCCAACATTGTCATTAATTTGATTTTGATTCCGCATTTTGGACTGCACGGCGCCGTATGGGCCAGGGCGGCCTCCAACTTATTAACCTTGGCGTTGATTTACCGCTTTAGCGCTTGGCTGGGAATGAAGATTGAACGCTCGCTGTTGATTGTATCGCTGTTGCCGCTGGCGCTTAGTTTTGGACCGTGGGTGGCAATATTCACGTTGATCGCCGTGATTGGTGCAGTCGGCGCTACCAATCAAATTCTCTCCCAGGCGGAAAAACAACGCCTGCTTGTAGTGTGGAACGAGTACATCAGCCGCATGCGCGCCTTTTGGAAAAGCAACTCCGCCAATAAGTTTGGTCCTCGTTTGGCGGCCGCTGATGACTCGCTGACTTTGGCTACGAGAGTTGATGCATACACTCCCGCCGATTCGGGTTACAGCCTTGGGAACAGCGATGTGTCTCATCGCGAAGTTGAATCGCCGCCGCCGCGACCGTTGCGCGTGACGTTTTACAGCACGTCCTTGCACGTCGGAGGTGCGGAAACATTACTATTCAACTTGATTCAACGACTCGATCGATCTCGCTTTGCACCCGAGTTGTGCTGTTTGAAAGAGTTGGGCGAATTGGGGGAAAAATTGTCGCGGGAAATTCCTGTGTATGCCGACTTGTTGCGGCACAAGTTCGATGTGCGCGTGTTGAGACGGCTTACAAGGCTGTTGCGCGAGCGGCAAATCGATGCCGTCGTCACGGTGGGGGCGGGAGATAAAATGTTTTGGGGACGGCTGGCGGCCCGCCGCGCCGGCGTGCCGGTGATCGTATCCGCGTTGCATTCTACCGGTTGGCCCGACGGTATCACCTGGCTGAATCGACGACTCACTCTGCTGACCGATGCGTTTGTGGCCGTCGCCAAGAACCATGCCCAACATCTCATAGAACGAGAGCACTTACCGGCCGATCGGGTATGCCCCATTCCGAATGGCGTCGACACAAGCATATTCTATCCGCGATCGCCCGAAGCCGATTTGCGAAAGCAATTGAAGATTCCCGCGGCTGCGCCGGTGGTAGGCATTGTGGCCGTGCTGCGGCCGGAAAAAAATCACGAGCTGTTTTTGCGGGTCGCCGCGGGTGTGCGGCAGCAATTGCCTGAGGCTCATTTCCTAATCATCGGCGATGGCCCGCGCCGTGCGGAATTGGAGTCGCTGGCCGAAAAACTTGGATTGGGCAATCACGCCCATTTTCTCGGCAAGCGTGCGGACGTGCCGCAGTTGCTGAATTTATTGGACGTGTTTGTGCTCACCTCGCACAATGAGGCCAATCCGGTTTCGATTCTCGAAGCGCTCGCCACGGCAAAGCCTGTCGTGGCCACCAAAGTCGGCTCCGTGCCGGAAACCGTGATCGACGGCGTGACCGGGTTCCTTGTGCCGCCGGGTGGCGAATTGACGATGACCGACCGCTTGACGGAACTTTTGCTTGATCCTGCCAAAGCCCAACGGTTGGGGGCTGCTGGCCGCCGCCATGTGGTGGAAAATTGGTCGCTGGACCGGATGGTCGACGGCTACGAGGAGCTGCTCGAACGGCTGTATTGGCAGAAGCGGGACGCCGTTTCAGATGGTAATTGGCGCTAA
- a CDS encoding endonuclease NucS domain-containing protein, which produces MEDQEPKVFPLLRAYDFAEQHGMSQDAEDIREMEIEWDRSYDSSVRRGRMIELFEKRGLLPQFIDEKWPLGRSPQGESKIRQSTKIWRDYVAYLSGNASSNSEKQEEEQDALEFALEAHLRDFLAKNLDRVEAGLQLYVNGDESGREFNVDDGRIDLLAVDRDKKYVVIELKLSRGRNKTLGQLLYYMGWVDKHLGNGPCRGAIIANEITDDLRVAVSRVPGVFLARYKMSFSVDRVI; this is translated from the coding sequence ATGGAAGATCAGGAACCGAAGGTGTTTCCATTGCTAAGGGCATATGACTTCGCGGAACAACACGGTATGTCACAAGATGCCGAAGACATCAGAGAAATGGAAATCGAATGGGATCGAAGTTATGACTCGTCTGTTCGGCGTGGCAGGATGATCGAGTTATTCGAGAAACGAGGACTCCTGCCACAATTTATTGATGAGAAGTGGCCACTTGGACGGTCTCCGCAAGGTGAATCAAAAATACGACAAAGCACTAAAATATGGCGAGACTACGTTGCATATTTATCAGGTAATGCTTCGTCCAATTCAGAAAAGCAAGAAGAGGAGCAAGATGCGTTAGAATTTGCGCTAGAGGCTCACCTTCGAGATTTCCTAGCCAAGAATCTTGATCGAGTCGAAGCCGGTCTGCAACTGTATGTGAATGGTGATGAAAGCGGCAGAGAATTTAACGTTGATGACGGACGCATAGATTTGCTTGCGGTTGATCGTGACAAAAAATATGTTGTGATTGAATTGAAGCTTTCTAGAGGGCGCAACAAAACACTTGGGCAGCTATTGTATTACATGGGTTGGGTTGATAAACATCTCGGCAATGGGCCATGCCGAGGCGCGATCATCGCCAACGAAATTACAGACGATCTTCGAGTTGCTGTTTCTCGTGTTCCTGGAGTTTTTTTGGCACGCTACAAAATGTCGTTTTCGGTCGACCGAGTGATATAA
- a CDS encoding lysophospholipid acyltransferase family protein yields the protein MTGTFLAALAKFLSGASARWVDCQPDTCQRVYFANHTSHLDALVVWSSLPVELRNITRPVAAKDYWNNGSLRRYFATKVFDALLIDRTEIKVHNSPIDIMIREMGDTKSLIVFPEGGRSIDGEIGEFKSGLYYLGKKRPDLELVPVYIDNMNRVLPRGEVLPVPLLSCITFGPPIWLDKGEPKNDFLRRAREAVRRLKDV from the coding sequence ATGACCGGCACCTTCCTGGCTGCACTCGCCAAGTTTTTAAGCGGCGCCAGCGCCCGTTGGGTTGACTGCCAGCCCGACACCTGCCAGCGCGTTTACTTTGCCAACCACACTAGCCATTTGGACGCGTTGGTCGTGTGGTCGTCGTTGCCCGTGGAGTTGCGAAATATCACCCGGCCCGTGGCCGCCAAGGATTATTGGAACAACGGCTCGCTACGCCGGTATTTCGCCACGAAAGTGTTCGACGCGCTGCTCATCGACCGGACCGAAATCAAAGTCCATAACAGCCCTATCGACATCATGATACGCGAAATGGGGGACACCAAATCTTTGATTGTTTTTCCCGAAGGGGGCCGCAGCATCGACGGCGAAATCGGCGAGTTCAAAAGCGGGTTGTACTATCTTGGCAAAAAACGTCCCGACTTAGAGCTGGTGCCGGTGTACATCGATAACATGAACCGCGTGCTGCCGCGGGGCGAAGTGTTGCCCGTCCCGCTGCTCAGTTGCATCACTTTTGGGCCACCGATTTGGCTGGATAAAGGGGAACCCAAAAACGACTTTCTGCGGCGTGCCAGGGAGGCTGTCCGGCGCTTGAAAGATGTTTGA
- a CDS encoding phosphatidate cytidylyltransferase → MEDWRTLSLVGGVLVLLTVATIVGQFLKRHPDTGLNAAAVRSFNLRLRAWWMMCALLATARFIGKGWTVAMFGFISFVALREFITITPTRQGDHRALFWAFVLFTPLQYVLVGLNAYQLFNVLIPVYAFLFVPARIALSGDYKRYLERVAKIQTGLIICVYCLSFAPALLYLNIKEYAGSNYRLLFFFILMVQMGDALQYIWGKLIGRRVIVPSISSNRTWEGFLGGVASNTLLGAALYWATPFQPWQAAGMTLIISILGFCGGLTMSAIKRDRGVKDYGTLVEGHGGVLDRIDSICFAAPVFYHLTWSIFPPG, encoded by the coding sequence ATGGAAGATTGGAGAACATTATCTCTGGTCGGTGGTGTGTTGGTCTTGCTGACGGTGGCCACCATTGTCGGGCAGTTTCTGAAACGGCACCCCGATACAGGACTGAATGCCGCGGCCGTACGGTCTTTTAATCTCCGGCTGCGCGCCTGGTGGATGATGTGCGCCCTGTTGGCCACGGCCCGGTTTATCGGCAAGGGTTGGACGGTGGCCATGTTCGGCTTTATTTCGTTCGTGGCCCTGCGTGAGTTTATCACCATTACACCGACGCGGCAGGGAGATCATCGGGCGCTGTTTTGGGCCTTCGTTCTGTTCACGCCGCTGCAATATGTTTTGGTGGGCCTTAACGCCTATCAACTTTTCAACGTGCTGATTCCGGTTTACGCGTTTTTATTTGTGCCCGCACGAATCGCCCTTTCGGGAGATTACAAACGTTACTTGGAGCGCGTGGCTAAAATTCAGACCGGATTGATAATTTGCGTTTATTGCCTGAGTTTTGCGCCGGCACTGTTGTACTTAAACATTAAAGAATATGCGGGCTCCAACTACCGCCTGCTATTCTTTTTTATTTTGATGGTGCAGATGGGAGACGCCCTACAATACATTTGGGGCAAACTCATAGGGCGACGGGTGATTGTGCCCAGCATCAGTTCCAACCGCACATGGGAAGGATTTTTGGGCGGAGTGGCCAGCAACACGTTGTTGGGCGCGGCATTGTATTGGGCCACACCGTTTCAACCGTGGCAAGCGGCCGGCATGACGCTGATTATCAGCATCCTAGGATTCTGCGGGGGCCTGACGATGTCAGCCATTAAGCGCGATCGCGGAGTGAAAGATTACGGCACCCTGGTCGAAGGGCACGGCGGCGTGTTAGACCGGATCGACTCGATTTGCTTTGCCGCGCCGGTGTTTTACCACCTCACCTGGTCGATTTTTCCGCCGGGCTAA
- a CDS encoding NUDIX domain-containing protein, whose product MPAITEKPTVVAIAVVEHQGQFLVGRRPLGAPLAGLAEFPGGKVEATEAPEAAAVRECQEESGIAVQVLGKYLSTLYRYDHGLLEVHFFRCRPVDAGGNRVSPNAPFHWTPAEKLATLEFPAANAPLTEILLREAKVVRTET is encoded by the coding sequence ATGCCAGCGATTACAGAAAAACCGACTGTCGTGGCGATTGCTGTTGTGGAGCATCAAGGGCAGTTTTTAGTGGGCCGGCGGCCACTGGGCGCGCCGCTGGCAGGGTTAGCAGAGTTTCCAGGAGGAAAAGTCGAGGCGACCGAAGCGCCGGAAGCCGCTGCCGTGCGAGAATGCCAGGAAGAAAGTGGAATCGCCGTACAAGTTTTGGGAAAATATCTATCCACGCTTTATCGTTATGATCACGGCTTGTTGGAAGTTCATTTTTTTCGCTGCCGCCCGGTCGATGCCGGCGGTAATCGTGTGAGTCCAAATGCGCCATTTCACTGGACGCCGGCAGAGAAACTTGCCACTCTCGAATTTCCCGCTGCAAATGCTCCCTTGACAGAGATCTTGCTGCGCGAAGCAAAAGTCGTGCGGACGGAGACGTAA
- a CDS encoding enoyl-ACP reductase yields the protein MGMFDGRKGLILGVANEHSIAWAIAKQILAEGGLCGFSHLPDRPDDERQRNRRRVSQLTDTQPGAKFLAPLDVSKDADIKLFMDKAASEFGKIDFLLHSIAFANTDDLARPTIETSREGFKLAMDISAYSLLALCSAAKPIMNAGCAVLALTYFGGEKVVPGYNVMGICKAALDACVKYAAFDLGPAGVRVNAISAGPLRTLAARAVGSDGMEELYQMMAPMGRNITHEEVGRSGAFLLSPASEGITGEILHVDAGYNIMGSPGRLLEKFKK from the coding sequence ATGGGGATGTTTGATGGAAGAAAAGGCCTGATATTGGGCGTGGCCAACGAACACTCCATTGCTTGGGCCATCGCCAAGCAGATTCTGGCCGAGGGCGGTTTGTGCGGTTTTTCCCATTTGCCCGACCGGCCCGATGACGAACGACAGCGAAACCGCCGCCGTGTGTCGCAGCTGACCGACACGCAGCCAGGGGCAAAGTTTTTGGCGCCACTGGATGTCAGCAAAGACGCCGATATTAAGTTGTTCATGGACAAGGCCGCCAGCGAATTCGGCAAAATCGACTTTCTGTTGCACTCCATCGCCTTTGCCAATACCGACGATTTGGCACGTCCGACCATCGAGACCAGCCGCGAGGGTTTCAAACTGGCGATGGATATCAGCGCGTACAGTTTACTGGCGTTGTGTAGCGCCGCCAAACCGATCATGAATGCCGGTTGTGCTGTTTTGGCGCTGACTTACTTCGGCGGCGAAAAGGTAGTCCCCGGTTACAACGTGATGGGCATCTGCAAAGCCGCGCTAGACGCATGCGTAAAATATGCCGCTTTCGATTTGGGCCCGGCTGGCGTGCGAGTAAACGCCATCAGCGCCGGCCCGCTACGCACCTTGGCGGCGCGCGCCGTCGGATCGGATGGAATGGAAGAGCTTTATCAAATGATGGCTCCCATGGGCCGCAACATCACGCACGAAGAAGTGGGCCGCAGCGGTGCATTTTTGCTGTCGCCGGCTTCGGAAGGCATTACCGGCGAAATTCTCCATGTCGACGCGGGCTATAACATCATGGGTTCGCCTGGGCGACTACTGGAAAAATTCAAAAAGTAA
- a CDS encoding sigma-54-dependent Fis family transcriptional regulator has translation MNSISSESRHRAENTTPVATELLLRAEQPASATDYLNETLPLLLPALSADLVAVTCAGWGNQCVAQAGLQQAWPTDLVAECLDRESPQVAGPWLAAPLSAREHSGEVLLLHRSGMNRNSAIAADRAPSLPPGLESIAAALGAGLRMVRARGKLRQRATQAETILSIVQQWGRPQEMETLLNQMAEASTQLLEADRASIFLWDRANHLLVGRPALGVASGELRVPDDAGVVGEVLRTEQPQRISHRETRDLVNRRVDTQLGYQTRTLVAVPLRSPAGELLGVFEVINKRAGDFTGDDEAALVELASHAAVALENVQDRQRLLESHRQMVNQAAEDVRLLGNSPAIEALRSTIRRVADTDLAVLVLGENGTGKEVVSQLIHYRSPRRDRPFVAVNCAAIAETLLESELFGHEKGAFTDAHESRPGKFELAAGGTLLLDEIGDLSPGGQSKLLRVLEEKVVVRVGGSKPIPVDVRVLAATNQSLTDMVRARKFRQDLFFRLNVVVLELPPLRDRGDDILLLAEHFLSDFCRRARRKSPKFSAESRKRLLQHPWPGNVRELRNLMERLAFLVVGDVIEPGDLAFILSPSPETSNLLMVDQPLSSATDRFQIEYIHKAIGRTGGNMSDAADLLGLHRSNLYRKMKQLGMESGG, from the coding sequence ATGAATTCGATCTCCTCGGAATCCCGGCACCGGGCCGAAAATACAACGCCAGTTGCAACCGAGCTTCTTTTGCGCGCCGAGCAACCGGCCAGTGCGACCGATTACTTGAACGAAACGCTTCCTCTGTTGCTACCCGCCCTGTCGGCTGATTTAGTCGCTGTAACGTGCGCCGGGTGGGGAAACCAGTGCGTGGCCCAGGCTGGCTTGCAGCAAGCGTGGCCCACGGATTTGGTTGCTGAGTGCTTGGATCGTGAATCGCCTCAAGTCGCCGGACCTTGGCTGGCCGCGCCGTTATCGGCCCGTGAGCATTCTGGCGAAGTGTTGCTGCTGCATCGCAGCGGCATGAACCGAAATTCGGCCATCGCGGCCGACCGGGCGCCGTCGCTGCCGCCAGGTTTGGAATCGATTGCGGCGGCGCTGGGCGCCGGATTGAGAATGGTTCGGGCACGCGGCAAGCTACGCCAGCGCGCTACCCAAGCCGAAACCATTCTTTCCATCGTGCAACAATGGGGCCGCCCACAAGAAATGGAAACGCTATTGAATCAGATGGCCGAGGCATCTACCCAGCTGCTCGAAGCAGACCGGGCCAGCATTTTTCTGTGGGATCGGGCAAATCACTTGCTCGTGGGACGGCCCGCGCTAGGCGTGGCAAGCGGCGAATTGCGTGTGCCCGACGATGCTGGCGTTGTGGGTGAAGTTTTGCGTACTGAGCAACCGCAGCGGATTTCGCACCGTGAAACGCGTGACCTCGTGAATCGGCGCGTTGACACACAATTGGGTTACCAAACTCGCACTTTGGTTGCTGTACCGCTTCGCTCCCCGGCGGGCGAGTTGTTGGGAGTATTTGAGGTCATCAACAAGCGGGCCGGCGATTTTACCGGGGACGATGAAGCTGCGCTGGTGGAATTAGCCTCGCATGCCGCGGTGGCGCTTGAAAACGTTCAAGATCGTCAGCGATTGCTGGAATCGCATCGGCAGATGGTCAACCAAGCGGCGGAAGACGTGCGACTGTTGGGCAACAGCCCGGCCATCGAGGCTTTGCGCTCGACCATCCGCCGCGTGGCCGATACCGATTTGGCTGTCCTGGTGTTGGGTGAAAACGGCACAGGGAAGGAAGTCGTCAGCCAGTTGATTCATTATCGCAGTCCGCGGCGCGACCGGCCGTTTGTCGCCGTCAACTGCGCGGCCATTGCCGAAACGCTGCTGGAAAGCGAACTGTTCGGACACGAAAAAGGCGCTTTTACCGACGCCCACGAATCGCGCCCGGGCAAATTCGAATTGGCTGCCGGCGGCACGCTGCTGCTGGATGAAATCGGCGACTTGAGTCCCGGCGGGCAATCAAAACTGCTACGTGTGCTGGAGGAAAAAGTGGTCGTTCGGGTGGGCGGGTCGAAGCCCATTCCGGTCGACGTGCGAGTGCTGGCGGCCACCAATCAAAGCCTGACCGACATGGTGCGCGCCCGGAAATTCCGCCAAGATTTGTTCTTTCGGTTGAACGTAGTCGTGTTGGAATTGCCGCCGCTTCGCGATCGAGGAGATGATATTCTGCTGTTGGCCGAACACTTTTTATCGGATTTTTGCCGCCGGGCGCGCCGCAAATCGCCCAAGTTTTCCGCTGAATCCCGAAAGCGGCTGCTCCAACATCCCTGGCCGGGCAACGTGCGCGAATTGCGGAATTTGATGGAGCGATTGGCGTTTCTCGTCGTCGGCGACGTAATCGAACCAGGCGATTTGGCCTTCATTTTGTCTCCCTCGCCGGAAACGTCCAATTTGCTGATGGTTGACCAGCCCTTGTCGAGCGCGACGGACCGCTTTCAAATCGAGTATATTCACAAAGCCATCGGCCGCACCGGCGGCAACATGAGCGACGCTGCCGACTTGCTCGGTCTGCATCGCTCCAACCTGTACCGCAAAATGAAACAGTTGGGAATGGAAAGCGGAGGCTGA
- a CDS encoding histidine triad nucleotide-binding protein, which yields MPKTIFKRIIDREIPANIVYEDNLCLAFRDVSPQAPTHVLVIPKQEIVNLDALTAADVPLLAHLWSIIPKLAKQLGLKDGYRVVVNNGPHGGQTVDHLHFHILGGRPMQWPPG from the coding sequence ATGCCCAAGACGATTTTCAAGCGGATCATCGACCGCGAGATTCCCGCCAACATTGTGTACGAGGACAACCTGTGCCTGGCATTCCGCGATGTTTCGCCGCAGGCGCCGACCCACGTGCTGGTGATCCCTAAACAAGAAATAGTCAATCTGGACGCGCTGACTGCCGCCGATGTGCCGCTGCTGGCTCATCTGTGGTCGATCATTCCCAAGCTGGCCAAACAACTGGGTCTGAAGGATGGTTACCGCGTGGTGGTGAACAACGGTCCCCACGGGGGCCAGACCGTCGATCATTTGCACTTTCATATTCTTGGCGGCCGGCCCATGCAGTGGCCGCCGGGGTAG